In the Streptomyces sp. cg36 genome, one interval contains:
- a CDS encoding gamma-aminobutyraldehyde dehydrogenase — protein MGNSNSSRFPAQDRFEGGAQYIGGRVRPGTSGRKQDVVDPATGRSAYSYELAGTADVDAAVAAAKDAFPGWAGATPAERSDALHRFAGVLAERAEEFARAESLQCGKPLKLSREFDVPGTVDNTAFFAGAARHLQGQSAGEYSGDHTSYVRREAIGVVGSIAPWNYPLQMAAWKVLPAIAAGNTIVLKPAEITPLTSLLFAEAATAAGIPDGVVNIVSGAGRDAGEHLVGHPDVVMTSFTGSTAVGKRVAEIATGTVKRLHLELGGKAPFVVFDDADLTAAVHGAVAGALINSGQDCTAATRAYVQRPLYDAFVAGVADLMATVRVGDPFDPATDLGPLISHGHRDRVAGFVERARSYARIVTGGRAPQSDGAFYPPTLIADAPQDSEVVQAEIFGPVLVVLPFDSDDEGIRLANDTPYGLAASAWSRDVYRAGRATREIKAGCVWVNDHIPIISEMPHGGYKASGFGKDMSAYSFEEYTQVKHVMYDNTAVAAKDWHRTIFGDR, from the coding sequence ATGGGCAACAGCAACAGCAGTCGTTTCCCGGCGCAGGACCGTTTCGAAGGCGGCGCCCAGTACATCGGCGGGCGGGTGCGGCCCGGCACTTCCGGGCGCAAGCAGGACGTCGTCGACCCCGCAACGGGCCGGAGCGCGTACAGCTACGAGCTGGCCGGTACGGCCGACGTGGACGCGGCCGTCGCCGCCGCCAAGGACGCCTTCCCCGGCTGGGCGGGCGCCACCCCCGCCGAACGCTCCGACGCCCTGCACCGCTTCGCCGGGGTGCTGGCCGAGCGCGCCGAGGAGTTCGCCCGCGCCGAGTCCCTGCAGTGCGGCAAGCCGCTCAAGCTCAGCCGGGAGTTCGACGTCCCGGGGACCGTGGACAACACCGCCTTCTTCGCCGGTGCCGCCCGCCATCTGCAGGGCCAGTCGGCCGGGGAGTACTCGGGCGACCACACCTCGTACGTACGCCGTGAGGCCATCGGCGTCGTCGGCTCCATCGCCCCCTGGAACTACCCGCTCCAGATGGCCGCCTGGAAGGTGCTCCCGGCGATCGCGGCGGGCAACACCATCGTGCTCAAGCCCGCCGAGATCACCCCGCTCACCTCGCTCCTGTTCGCCGAGGCCGCCACCGCCGCCGGGATCCCGGACGGGGTCGTCAACATCGTCTCCGGCGCTGGGCGGGACGCCGGTGAGCACCTGGTCGGGCACCCGGACGTCGTCATGACGTCCTTCACCGGGTCCACCGCCGTCGGCAAGCGCGTCGCCGAGATCGCCACCGGCACCGTCAAGCGGCTGCATCTGGAGCTCGGCGGCAAGGCGCCCTTCGTCGTCTTCGACGACGCGGACCTGACCGCCGCCGTCCACGGCGCGGTCGCCGGCGCCCTGATCAACTCGGGCCAGGACTGCACCGCCGCCACGCGCGCGTACGTACAGCGTCCGCTCTACGACGCCTTCGTCGCGGGGGTGGCCGATCTGATGGCGACCGTCCGCGTCGGCGACCCGTTCGACCCGGCCACCGACCTCGGGCCGCTGATCAGCCACGGCCACCGCGACCGGGTCGCCGGCTTCGTCGAGCGGGCCCGCTCCTACGCCCGGATCGTCACCGGCGGCCGGGCGCCGCAGAGCGACGGCGCCTTCTACCCGCCGACGCTGATCGCGGACGCGCCGCAGGACAGCGAGGTCGTCCAGGCCGAGATCTTCGGGCCGGTGCTCGTCGTCCTGCCCTTCGACTCCGACGACGAGGGCATCCGGCTCGCCAACGACACCCCGTACGGACTGGCGGCCTCCGCCTGGAGCCGGGACGTCTACCGTGCGGGACGGGCCACCCGGGAGATCAAGGCCGGGTGCGTCTGGGTCAACGACCACATTCCGATCATCAGCGAGATGCCGCACGGCGGCTACAAGGCGAGTGGCTTCGGAAAGGACATGTCGGCGTATTCCTTCGAGGAATACACACAGGTCAAGCATGTGATGTACGACAACACCGCGGTCGCCGCGAAGGACTGGCACCGCACGATCTTCGGGGACCGGTAA
- a CDS encoding NADAR family protein → MEKIDNLIAQVKDGEQIKFLHFWGHAPRRDGTLGPSCLSQWWPSPFTVDGVEYATAEHWMMAAKARLFADPEAERAALTARTPAEAKKAGRLVRGFDETVWERERYGIVVAGSVHKFSQDESLRAYLLTTGTRVLVEASPLDRIWGIGLAADTPAANDPSRWRGLNLLGFGLMEAREKVRG, encoded by the coding sequence ATGGAGAAGATCGACAATTTGATCGCGCAGGTCAAGGATGGTGAACAGATCAAGTTCTTGCACTTCTGGGGTCACGCGCCCCGTCGTGACGGGACGCTCGGACCGAGCTGTTTGAGCCAGTGGTGGCCCTCGCCGTTCACGGTGGACGGCGTGGAGTACGCGACGGCGGAGCACTGGATGATGGCCGCCAAGGCCCGCCTCTTCGCCGACCCCGAGGCCGAACGGGCCGCCCTCACCGCCCGCACCCCCGCCGAGGCGAAGAAGGCGGGGCGGCTGGTGCGGGGCTTCGACGAGACGGTCTGGGAGCGGGAGCGGTACGGGATCGTGGTCGCGGGCAGCGTCCACAAGTTCTCCCAGGACGAGTCCCTGCGCGCCTACCTCCTCACCACCGGCACCCGGGTCCTGGTGGAGGCGAGCCCCCTGGACCGCATCTGGGGCATCGGCCTGGCGGCGGACACCCCGGCCGCGAACGACCCGAGCCGGTGGCGGGGCCTGAACCTGCTGGGGTTCGGGTTGATGGAGGCACGGGAGAAGGTGCGGGGTTAG
- a CDS encoding aspartate aminotransferase family protein, protein MGNPIAVSKDLSQTAYDHLWMHFTRMSSYENAPVPTIVRGEGTYIYDDKGKKYLDGLSGLFVVNAGHGRHELAETAYKQAQELAFFPVWSYAHPKAVELAERLAHYAPGDLNKVFFTTGGGEAVETAWKLAKQYHKLTGNHTKYKVISRAVAYHGTPQGALSITGLPALKAPFEPLVPGAHKVPNTNIYRAPIHGDDPEAFGRWAADQIEQEILFEGPDTVAAVFLEPVQNAGGCFPPPPGYFQRVREICDKYDVLLVSDEVICAFGRLGTMFACDKFGYVPDMITCAKGMTSGYSPIGACIVSDKIAEPFYKGDNTFLHGYTFGGHPVSAAVGLANLDIFEREGLNQHVLDNEGAFFDTLKKLHDLPIVGDVRGNGFFYGIELVKDKNTKESFNEEETERVLYGFLSKALFENGLYCRADDRGDPVVQLAPPLISDQKTFDEIEGVLRSVLTEAWTKL, encoded by the coding sequence GTGGGGAACCCGATAGCCGTGAGCAAGGACCTGAGCCAGACCGCCTACGACCACCTGTGGATGCACTTCACCCGCATGTCGTCGTACGAGAACGCGCCCGTTCCCACCATCGTGCGGGGCGAGGGCACCTACATCTACGACGACAAGGGCAAGAAGTACCTCGACGGTCTCTCCGGCCTGTTCGTCGTCAACGCCGGCCACGGCCGTCACGAGCTCGCCGAGACCGCCTACAAGCAGGCGCAGGAGCTGGCCTTCTTCCCGGTGTGGTCCTACGCCCACCCCAAGGCCGTCGAGCTCGCCGAGCGCCTCGCGCACTACGCGCCGGGCGACCTCAACAAGGTCTTCTTCACCACCGGCGGCGGCGAGGCCGTCGAGACCGCCTGGAAGCTGGCGAAGCAGTACCACAAGCTCACCGGCAACCACACGAAGTACAAGGTCATCTCGCGTGCGGTCGCCTACCACGGCACCCCGCAGGGCGCCCTGTCCATCACCGGTCTGCCCGCGCTCAAGGCCCCCTTCGAGCCGCTGGTCCCCGGCGCGCACAAGGTGCCGAACACCAACATCTACCGCGCCCCGATCCACGGCGACGACCCCGAGGCGTTCGGCCGCTGGGCCGCCGACCAGATCGAGCAGGAGATCCTCTTCGAGGGCCCCGACACGGTCGCCGCGGTCTTCCTGGAGCCCGTGCAGAACGCCGGCGGCTGCTTCCCGCCGCCGCCCGGCTACTTCCAGCGGGTGCGCGAGATCTGCGACAAGTACGACGTGCTGCTCGTCTCCGACGAGGTCATCTGCGCCTTCGGCCGCCTGGGCACGATGTTCGCCTGCGACAAGTTCGGCTACGTACCGGACATGATCACCTGCGCCAAGGGCATGACCTCGGGCTACTCCCCCATCGGCGCCTGCATCGTCTCCGACAAGATCGCCGAGCCGTTCTACAAGGGCGACAACACCTTCCTGCACGGCTACACCTTCGGCGGCCACCCGGTCTCCGCCGCCGTGGGCCTGGCCAACCTCGACATCTTCGAGCGCGAGGGCCTCAACCAGCACGTGCTCGACAACGAGGGCGCCTTCTTCGACACCCTCAAGAAGCTCCACGACCTGCCGATCGTCGGCGACGTCCGCGGCAACGGCTTCTTCTACGGCATCGAGCTGGTCAAGGACAAGAACACCAAGGAGTCCTTCAACGAGGAGGAGACCGAGCGCGTCCTGTACGGCTTCCTCTCCAAGGCGCTCTTCGAGAACGGCCTGTACTGCCGGGCCGACGACCGCGGCGACCCGGTCGTCCAGCTCGCCCCGCCGCTGATCTCCGACCAGAAGACCTTCGACGAGATCGAGGGCGTCCTGCGGTCCGTCCTCACCGAGGCGTGGACCAAGCTGTAG
- a CDS encoding PotD/PotF family extracellular solute-binding protein — MEQYEPDRLSGPQLAAIERTLTSGRGALTRRSLMRATGFGALAVGGLAGLTGCGIPAAKREGGEAPASHDHSAQEKVINFSNWTEYMDVSDDKKHRPTLEAFTRRTGIQVKYTEDINDNVEFFGKIKPQLAAGQDIGRDLIVLTDWLAGRLIRLGWAQKLDAAKLPHAFANLSAPFRTPDWDPGRAYSYPWTGIPAVIAYNAKATGGRTVDSVTQLLDDPTLKGRVGFLTEMRDTVGMTLLDMGKDPANFTDADYDAAIGRLQKGVDKKQIRRFTGNDYTGDLDKGDLAACVAWGGDITQLRSDNPDIKYAIPAAGYMLSSDNLLVPARARHQANAERLIDYYYEPPVAAKLAAYINYVCPVDGVRDELTRIDPKLAENTLILPDRAMAAKAHSFRSLSSEEETKYEEKFAKLIGA; from the coding sequence ATGGAGCAGTACGAGCCGGACCGCCTGTCCGGGCCCCAGCTGGCCGCCATCGAGCGCACCCTCACCAGCGGCCGGGGCGCCCTGACCCGGCGCTCGCTGATGCGGGCCACCGGGTTCGGCGCGCTCGCGGTCGGCGGGCTGGCCGGGCTGACCGGCTGCGGCATCCCGGCCGCGAAGCGGGAGGGCGGCGAGGCCCCGGCGTCCCACGACCACTCGGCCCAGGAGAAGGTGATCAACTTCTCCAACTGGACCGAGTACATGGACGTCAGCGACGACAAGAAGCACCGGCCGACGCTGGAGGCGTTCACCCGCCGGACCGGCATCCAGGTCAAGTACACCGAGGACATCAACGACAACGTCGAGTTCTTCGGCAAGATCAAGCCGCAGCTGGCGGCCGGTCAGGACATCGGCCGCGACCTGATCGTGCTCACCGACTGGCTGGCCGGGCGGCTCATCCGGCTCGGCTGGGCGCAGAAACTGGACGCGGCCAAGCTGCCGCACGCCTTCGCCAACCTCTCCGCGCCCTTCCGCACCCCCGACTGGGACCCGGGCCGCGCCTACTCCTACCCGTGGACCGGCATCCCGGCCGTCATCGCGTACAACGCCAAGGCGACCGGCGGCAGGACCGTCGACTCGGTGACCCAGCTGCTCGACGACCCCACCCTCAAGGGCCGCGTCGGCTTCCTCACCGAGATGCGCGACACCGTCGGGATGACCCTGCTCGACATGGGCAAGGACCCGGCGAACTTCACCGACGCCGACTACGACGCGGCCATCGGACGGCTCCAGAAGGGCGTCGACAAGAAGCAGATCCGGCGCTTCACCGGCAACGACTACACCGGCGACCTGGACAAGGGCGACCTCGCCGCCTGTGTGGCCTGGGGCGGCGACATCACCCAGCTGCGCTCCGACAACCCGGACATCAAGTACGCGATCCCGGCCGCCGGATACATGCTCTCCAGCGACAACCTGCTGGTCCCCGCGCGGGCCCGGCACCAGGCCAACGCCGAGCGGCTGATCGACTACTACTACGAGCCGCCGGTCGCCGCGAAGCTCGCCGCGTACATCAACTACGTCTGCCCGGTCGACGGCGTGCGCGACGAGCTCACCCGGATCGATCCGAAGCTGGCCGAGAACACGCTGATCCTGCCCGACCGGGCCATGGCCGCCAAGGCGCACTCCTTCCGCTCGCTCAGCAGCGAGGAGGAGACGAAGTACGAGGAGAAGTTCGCCAAGCTCATCGGCGCCTGA
- a CDS encoding spermidine/putrescine ABC transporter substrate-binding protein yields MRATPLNPLSRRHLLRALGGGAAAAALAGCGVPAAYVAPGERGAPDHSATDRRLTFANWPLYIDTDEHDKSKRPTLAAFTKSTGISVDYTEEINDNDEFFGKISPALMNHQATGRDIVVISDWMAARFVRLGWVQEMDRAHQPNVAKYLDPQLTSPAFDKGRLHSVPWQSGITGIAYNRKKLGREIKHTSDLWDPRLAGKVTLLSGLDESFSLLMQGNGVDVTRWTADDFHRMCDQIEKQVRKKQIRRFTGNDYIKDLSTGDVLACQAYSGDVIQLQADNPDIEFVVPEEGAELWAESMMIPNLARHKANAEALIDYYYDPHVAAELAFWVNYVCPVPAAREILAASKDKDKAELAEDPLVFPDADMRRRLAIARDITSEERVGFAKRWNAIVGL; encoded by the coding sequence GTGCGAGCGACCCCCTTGAACCCCCTCTCCCGCCGCCACCTGCTGCGCGCGCTCGGCGGCGGCGCCGCCGCTGCCGCGCTGGCGGGCTGCGGAGTGCCCGCGGCCTACGTCGCCCCCGGTGAGCGCGGTGCGCCCGACCACTCGGCCACCGACCGCCGGCTCACCTTCGCCAACTGGCCGCTCTACATCGACACCGACGAGCACGACAAGTCGAAGCGGCCCACCCTGGCGGCGTTCACCAAGAGCACCGGGATCTCCGTGGACTACACCGAGGAGATCAACGACAACGACGAGTTCTTCGGGAAGATCAGCCCGGCCCTGATGAACCATCAGGCCACCGGCCGGGACATCGTCGTCATCAGCGACTGGATGGCGGCCCGGTTCGTCCGGCTCGGCTGGGTGCAGGAGATGGACCGCGCCCACCAGCCGAACGTGGCCAAGTACCTGGACCCGCAGCTCACTTCGCCCGCCTTCGACAAGGGGCGGCTGCACAGCGTGCCCTGGCAGTCCGGGATCACCGGCATCGCGTACAACCGCAAGAAGCTCGGCCGCGAGATCAAGCACACCAGCGACCTGTGGGACCCGCGCCTCGCGGGCAAGGTGACGCTGCTGTCCGGGCTCGACGAGTCGTTCTCGCTGCTGATGCAGGGCAACGGCGTCGACGTGACGCGCTGGACCGCCGACGACTTCCACCGCATGTGCGACCAGATCGAGAAGCAGGTGCGCAAGAAGCAGATCCGCCGCTTCACCGGCAACGACTACATCAAGGACCTCTCCACCGGAGACGTGCTGGCCTGCCAGGCGTACTCGGGCGACGTGATCCAGCTCCAGGCCGACAACCCCGACATCGAGTTCGTGGTGCCCGAGGAGGGCGCCGAGCTGTGGGCCGAGTCGATGATGATCCCCAACCTGGCCCGCCACAAGGCCAACGCGGAGGCGCTGATCGACTACTACTACGACCCGCACGTGGCGGCCGAGCTGGCGTTCTGGGTCAACTACGTCTGCCCCGTCCCCGCCGCCCGCGAGATCCTGGCCGCCTCCAAGGACAAGGACAAGGCCGAACTCGCCGAGGACCCCCTGGTCTTCCCCGACGCCGACATGCGCCGCCGCCTCGCCATCGCCCGCGACATCACCTCGGAGGAACGGGTGGGGTTCGCCAAGCGGTGGAACGCGATCGTGGGGCTGTGA
- a CDS encoding DUF4190 domain-containing protein, whose translation MPPPPAAPGGPAPGQAAPGGYGYPAYPGYPGYGYGHPGWTGMGAPLNGFGTTALVLGIISVVLFCLWGLGIILGILALIFGFLGRGRAKRGEATNGGQALAGIILGVVGIVVSGAFLGLMLWAVTHDDGDGGSSSVDDPFATMLVVRGEGSPTPPLP comes from the coding sequence GTGCCGCCCCCGCCGGCCGCGCCGGGCGGGCCCGCGCCCGGTCAGGCCGCCCCGGGCGGCTACGGGTACCCCGCGTACCCCGGCTACCCGGGTTACGGGTACGGGCACCCCGGCTGGACCGGGATGGGCGCGCCCCTCAACGGGTTCGGCACGACCGCGCTGGTCCTCGGGATCATCTCCGTCGTCCTCTTCTGCCTCTGGGGGCTCGGGATCATCCTCGGGATCCTCGCCCTGATCTTCGGCTTCCTCGGCCGGGGGCGGGCGAAGCGGGGCGAGGCGACGAACGGGGGGCAGGCGCTGGCCGGGATCATCCTCGGGGTGGTGGGGATCGTGGTGAGCGGGGCGTTCCTGGGGCTCATGCTGTGGGCTGTCACGCATGACGACGGGGACGGTGGGTCGTCGTCGGTGGATGATCCGTTCGCGACGATGCTGGTGGTGCGGGGGGAGGGGTCCCCCACCCCGCCCCTTCCCTAA
- a CDS encoding adenosine deaminase, with protein MTDLHPFIAGLPKAELHVHHVGSASPRIVAELAAHHPDSKVPTDPEALADYFTFTDFAHFVDVYLSVVDLIRTPEDVRLLTYEVARDMARQNIRYAELTITPFSSTRRGIDERAFMDAIEDARKAAEKELGTVLRWCFDIPGEAGLESAAETVRLATTDRLRPEGLVSFGLGGPEIGVPRPQFKPYFDRAIAAGLRSVPHSGESTGPQSIWDALNDLRAERIGHGTSATQDPDLLKYLADHRIALEVCPTSNLATRVVADIERHPIREMVQAGVLVTVNSDDPPMFGTDLNNEYAVAARLLELDERGVAALARNAVEASFLDPAGKTRLAGEIDAYTEQWLAR; from the coding sequence ATGACCGACCTGCACCCGTTCATCGCGGGCCTGCCCAAGGCAGAGCTCCACGTGCACCACGTCGGCTCCGCCTCCCCCCGTATCGTCGCCGAGCTGGCCGCCCACCACCCGGACTCGAAGGTCCCCACGGATCCCGAGGCCCTCGCGGACTACTTCACGTTCACCGACTTCGCGCACTTCGTGGACGTCTACCTCTCGGTCGTGGACCTGATCCGCACCCCCGAGGACGTGCGGCTGCTCACCTACGAGGTCGCCCGCGACATGGCCCGGCAGAACATCCGTTACGCCGAGCTGACCATCACCCCCTTCTCCTCCACCCGCCGCGGCATCGACGAGCGCGCCTTCATGGACGCGATCGAGGACGCCCGCAAGGCGGCCGAGAAGGAGCTGGGCACGGTCCTGCGCTGGTGCTTCGACATCCCCGGCGAGGCCGGTCTGGAGTCCGCCGCGGAGACCGTCCGGCTGGCCACCACCGACCGCCTCCGCCCCGAGGGCCTGGTCTCCTTCGGCCTGGGCGGCCCGGAGATCGGTGTGCCGCGTCCGCAGTTCAAGCCGTACTTCGACCGGGCGATCGCGGCGGGCCTGCGCTCGGTGCCGCACTCGGGCGAGTCCACCGGCCCCCAGTCGATCTGGGACGCGCTCAACGACCTGCGCGCCGAGCGCATCGGCCACGGCACCAGCGCCACCCAGGACCCGGACCTCCTCAAGTACCTGGCCGACCACCGCATTGCCCTGGAGGTCTGCCCGACCTCCAACCTGGCGACCCGGGTCGTCGCCGACATCGAGCGGCACCCGATCCGCGAGATGGTCCAGGCGGGTGTGCTGGTGACGGTCAACAGCGACGACCCGCCGATGTTCGGCACCGACCTCAACAACGAGTACGCGGTGGCCGCCCGGCTCCTGGAGCTGGACGAGCGCGGCGTGGCGGCCCTCGCCAGGAACGCGGTGGAGGCGTCCTTCCTCGACCCGGCCGGCAAGACGCGGCTCGCCGGGGAGATCGACGCGTACACCGAGCAGTGGCTGGCCCGCTAG
- a CDS encoding glycerophosphodiester phosphodiesterase has protein sequence MRTVTAVAHRGDPYRVRENTLASIHSALEHGADAVEIDVRLTRDGVPVLLHDETLKRLWGHDRPLSSLLHEDVRELTRGGVPTLRAALMAAGAHRLMIDLPGATEETVRAVVGTVQECGAGGRVYYCAGPASMLKVRAADPSAEIALTWTTLAPPRPELIAAVKPRWLNYRFGLLSTELADRVHRDGMLVSVWTADTKRTMRRLIATGADSVTTNRVDALRTVLSEGAGGGGRTDG, from the coding sequence ATGCGTACCGTGACTGCCGTGGCCCACCGCGGCGACCCGTACCGCGTCCGCGAGAACACGCTGGCGTCGATCCACTCGGCCCTGGAGCATGGCGCGGACGCGGTCGAGATCGACGTACGGCTGACGCGCGACGGCGTCCCCGTGCTGCTCCACGACGAGACGCTGAAGCGGCTGTGGGGGCACGACCGGCCGCTGTCGTCGCTCCTCCACGAGGACGTGCGCGAGCTGACGCGCGGCGGGGTGCCGACCCTGCGCGCGGCCCTGATGGCGGCGGGCGCCCACCGGTTGATGATCGACCTGCCGGGCGCGACCGAGGAGACGGTACGCGCGGTGGTGGGCACGGTTCAGGAGTGCGGGGCGGGCGGGCGCGTGTACTACTGCGCGGGCCCGGCGTCCATGCTGAAGGTGCGCGCCGCCGACCCGTCCGCCGAGATCGCCCTGACCTGGACGACCCTGGCCCCGCCGCGCCCGGAGCTGATCGCGGCGGTGAAGCCGCGCTGGCTCAACTACCGCTTCGGCCTCCTGAGTACGGAACTGGCCGACCGGGTGCACCGGGACGGAATGCTGGTGTCGGTCTGGACGGCGGACACCAAGCGCACGATGCGCCGCCTGATCGCAACGGGAGCCGACTCGGTGACGACGAACCGGGTGGACGCACTGAGGACGGTGCTGTCGGAGGGTGCGGGAGGCGGGGGAAGGACTGACGGCTGA
- a CDS encoding gamma-aminobutyraldehyde dehydrogenase: MTTELRRLRNYIDGEFRDAADGRTIEVVNPATGEAYATSPLSGQADVDAAMAAAAAAFPAWRDTTPAERQKVLLKIADAFEERAEELIAAESENTGKPLALTASEEVPPMVDQIRFFAGAARLLEGRSAGEYMEGMTSIVRREPVGVCAQVAPWNYPMMMAVWKFAPALAAGNTVVLKPSDTTPASTVLIAEIIGAIVPKGVFNVICGDRDTGRAMVEHPTPAMASITGSVRAGMQVAESAAKDVKRVHLELGGKAPVVVFEDADLAKAVEDIAVAGYFNAGQDCTAATRVLVHESIHDEFVTALAKAAADTKTGQPDDEDVLYGPLNNANQLAQVTGFIDRLPAHAKVEAGGHRVGEKGYFYAPTVVSGLKQDDEIIQNEVFGPVITVQSFTDEKQALEFANGVEYALASSVWTKDHARAMRMSKYLDFGCVWINTHIPLVAEMPHGGFKKSGYGKDLSAYGFEDYTRIKHVMTSYEG; the protein is encoded by the coding sequence GTGACCACCGAACTGCGTCGTTTGCGCAACTACATCGACGGAGAGTTCCGGGACGCAGCCGACGGGCGGACCATCGAGGTGGTCAACCCGGCCACGGGCGAGGCGTACGCCACCTCCCCCCTCTCCGGCCAGGCGGACGTCGACGCCGCCATGGCCGCCGCCGCCGCGGCCTTCCCGGCCTGGCGCGACACCACCCCCGCCGAGCGCCAGAAGGTCCTGCTGAAGATCGCGGACGCCTTCGAGGAGCGCGCCGAGGAGCTCATCGCGGCCGAGTCGGAGAACACCGGCAAGCCGCTCGCGCTGACCGCCAGCGAAGAGGTCCCGCCGATGGTGGACCAGATCCGCTTCTTCGCCGGCGCCGCCCGCCTGCTGGAGGGCCGCTCGGCCGGTGAGTACATGGAGGGCATGACGTCGATCGTGCGCCGTGAGCCGGTCGGCGTCTGCGCGCAGGTCGCGCCGTGGAACTACCCGATGATGATGGCCGTGTGGAAGTTCGCCCCGGCGCTCGCCGCGGGCAACACCGTCGTCCTCAAGCCCTCGGACACCACCCCCGCCTCCACCGTGCTGATCGCCGAGATCATCGGCGCGATCGTCCCCAAGGGCGTCTTCAACGTCATCTGCGGCGACCGCGACACCGGCCGCGCGATGGTCGAGCACCCCACCCCGGCGATGGCCTCCATCACCGGTTCCGTACGGGCGGGCATGCAGGTCGCCGAGTCGGCGGCCAAGGACGTCAAGCGCGTCCACCTGGAGCTCGGCGGCAAGGCCCCCGTCGTCGTCTTCGAGGACGCCGACCTCGCCAAGGCCGTCGAGGACATCGCGGTCGCGGGCTACTTCAACGCCGGCCAGGACTGCACGGCCGCCACCCGCGTCCTGGTCCACGAGTCGATCCACGACGAGTTCGTCACCGCGCTCGCCAAGGCCGCCGCCGACACCAAGACCGGGCAGCCGGACGACGAGGACGTGCTGTACGGCCCGCTCAACAACGCCAACCAGCTCGCGCAGGTCACCGGCTTCATCGACCGCCTCCCCGCGCACGCCAAGGTCGAGGCGGGCGGCCACCGCGTGGGCGAGAAGGGCTACTTCTACGCCCCGACCGTCGTCTCCGGCCTCAAGCAGGACGACGAGATCATCCAGAACGAGGTCTTCGGCCCGGTCATCACCGTCCAGTCCTTCACGGACGAGAAGCAGGCCCTGGAGTTCGCCAACGGCGTCGAGTACGCGCTGGCCTCCTCGGTCTGGACGAAGGACCACGCCCGCGCCATGCGCATGTCCAAGTACCTGGACTTCGGCTGCGTCTGGATCAACACCCACATCCCGCTGGTCGCGGAGATGCCGCACGGCGGCTTCAAGAAGTCCGGCTACGGCAAGGACCTCTCGGCGTACGGCTTCGAGGACTACACGCGCATCAAGCACGTGATGACGTCGTACGAGGGCTGA
- a CDS encoding Lrp/AsnC family transcriptional regulator encodes MASRSADPRTGNGSSPSIDAVSLAIIEQLQEDGRRPYAAIGKAVGLSEAAVRQRVQKLLDQGVMQIVAVTDPLTVGFRRQAMVGINVEGDLDPVADALTAMAECEYVVMTAGSFDLMVEVVCEDDDHLLDVINKRIRALPGVRSTESFVYLKLKKQTYMWGTR; translated from the coding sequence GTGGCCAGTCGAAGCGCAGACCCCAGGACCGGAAACGGATCGTCCCCGTCGATCGATGCCGTGTCCCTGGCGATCATCGAGCAGCTCCAGGAGGACGGGCGCCGCCCGTACGCCGCGATCGGCAAGGCCGTGGGCCTGTCGGAAGCGGCCGTGCGCCAGCGCGTGCAGAAACTCCTGGACCAGGGCGTGATGCAGATCGTCGCCGTCACCGACCCCCTCACCGTGGGGTTCCGGCGCCAGGCGATGGTCGGGATCAACGTCGAGGGCGACCTCGACCCGGTCGCCGACGCCCTGACGGCCATGGCCGAGTGCGAGTACGTGGTGATGACCGCGGGCTCCTTCGACCTCATGGTGGAGGTCGTCTGCGAGGACGACGACCACCTGCTGGACGTCATCAACAAGCGGATCCGCGCCCTCCCCGGCGTGCGCTCCACCGAGAGCTTCGTCTACCTCAAGTTGAAGAAGCAGACCTATATGTGGGGAACCCGATAG